A region from the Salmonirosea aquatica genome encodes:
- a CDS encoding universal stress protein, which yields MKTTVVATDLTSNANKAVHFAMQLARDRGAKLVIALLHGGHVIDALEDYCD from the coding sequence ATGAAAACCACCGTAGTCGCCACCGACCTCACTTCCAATGCCAACAAAGCGGTTCACTTCGCCATGCAACTCGCCCGCGACCGGGGCGCAAAACTGGTCATTGCCCTATTGCATGGCGGTCATGTGATAGATGCCCTGGAGGATTATTGTGATTAA
- a CDS encoding MBL fold metallo-hydrolase, translating into MKIEQIYTGCLAQGAYYIESNGEAVVIDPLREVTPYIERAEKDGAKIKYVLETHFHADFVSGHIDLAKKTGATIVYGPTAKPGFEALVAHDGEVLRVGGITFTVLHTPGHTMESSCYLLTNEEGNDAAIFTGDTLFINDVGRPDLAQKVSADLTQEKLAAHLYDSLREKIMPLPDHLVVYPAHGAGSACGKNMSKETTDTLGNQKRFNYALRPDMTKEEFMQEVLSGLTAPPAYFPENVMMNIKGYDSIDTVLERGGQGFSPDAFEAAANETGALVLDTRDAQNFADGFIPNSINIGIDGSFAPWVGTMIPDIKQTILLIADPGREEEVITRLARVGYDYTIGYLAGGFEAWQRAGKEIDHIDSIAASEIPDQLKQDPSLSILDVRKASEFDSEHVISAENIPLDYINEHLAEIDKHKNYLVHCASGYRSMIFISVLRARGYHNLIDVRGGFKAIKDEGILPVSDYVCPTTML; encoded by the coding sequence ATGAAAATTGAACAGATTTATACCGGGTGCCTTGCGCAAGGGGCGTACTATATCGAAAGCAACGGAGAGGCGGTGGTGATCGACCCGCTTCGTGAAGTTACCCCCTACATAGAAAGAGCCGAAAAAGATGGCGCAAAAATTAAGTACGTGTTAGAAACTCACTTCCATGCCGATTTTGTCTCAGGACACATCGACCTGGCTAAGAAAACCGGCGCAACGATTGTGTATGGTCCTACGGCAAAACCGGGTTTTGAGGCGCTGGTGGCACACGATGGTGAAGTTCTGCGGGTAGGTGGTATTACTTTCACCGTGTTGCACACGCCGGGACACACCATGGAGAGTAGCTGTTATTTGCTTACGAACGAGGAAGGGAATGATGCGGCGATTTTCACTGGTGACACCCTTTTTATCAACGACGTAGGCCGCCCCGATCTCGCACAAAAAGTTTCCGCTGACCTGACCCAGGAGAAGCTTGCAGCCCACTTATATGACTCGCTCAGGGAGAAAATCATGCCTTTGCCTGACCACCTTGTGGTGTATCCGGCACATGGCGCTGGCAGCGCGTGCGGCAAGAATATGAGTAAGGAAACTACCGATACTTTGGGCAATCAAAAGCGATTCAACTACGCGTTACGCCCGGATATGACCAAAGAAGAATTCATGCAGGAGGTACTATCAGGCCTGACAGCTCCACCGGCCTATTTTCCCGAAAATGTCATGATGAATATCAAAGGCTACGATAGCATCGATACAGTTCTCGAACGCGGTGGCCAGGGGTTCAGTCCCGATGCCTTTGAGGCTGCCGCGAACGAAACCGGCGCGTTGGTGCTCGATACGCGCGATGCACAAAATTTTGCTGATGGCTTCATTCCTAACTCGATTAACATTGGCATTGACGGAAGTTTTGCTCCCTGGGTCGGCACAATGATTCCGGACATCAAACAGACAATACTTCTGATTGCCGATCCCGGTCGGGAAGAAGAGGTAATCACCAGACTGGCGCGAGTAGGATACGACTACACGATCGGATACCTGGCAGGCGGCTTTGAGGCCTGGCAAAGGGCAGGAAAGGAAATAGATCACATTGATTCCATTGCCGCCTCAGAAATACCTGATCAACTTAAGCAGGATCCGTCACTGAGCATACTGGACGTCCGGAAAGCCTCCGAGTTCGACTCCGAACACGTCATCAGTGCAGAAAATATCCCGCTGGATTATATAAACGAACATCTTGCGGAGATAGACAAGCACAAAAACTACCTCGTGCATTGTGCCAGCGGCTATCGCTCCATGATTTTCATTTCGGTGCTGAGAGCCCGTGGGTATCACAACCTGATTGATGTGCGCGGAGGCTTCAAAGCCATTAAAGACGAAGGCATTCTGCCAGTTAGTGACTATGTGTGTCCCACCACTATGCTGTGA
- a CDS encoding RrF2 family transcriptional regulator, protein MFFSKTCEYALRAVFFIAQKSEHGRKVGIREIAAGIDSPEPFIAKILQDLSKRGLIQSAKGPTGGFYTDAETRNNTLADIVSAVDGDRLFTGCGLGLQECSAIKPCPVHAEFAQIRDRLSVMLHSTTITHFNEELNLGLSYIKERQ, encoded by the coding sequence ATGTTTTTTTCCAAAACTTGTGAGTATGCCCTGCGGGCAGTTTTCTTCATTGCCCAAAAATCGGAACATGGCCGGAAAGTGGGCATCAGGGAGATAGCCGCTGGCATCGATTCGCCCGAGCCGTTCATTGCCAAAATTCTGCAGGACCTCAGCAAGCGCGGCCTCATCCAGTCGGCAAAGGGACCGACAGGAGGCTTTTACACCGATGCCGAAACGCGTAATAACACCCTGGCGGATATTGTGAGCGCCGTGGACGGAGATCGCCTTTTCACGGGCTGCGGGCTGGGTTTGCAAGAATGTTCCGCTATCAAACCATGTCCGGTTCATGCTGAATTTGCTCAAATCCGTGATCGGTTGTCGGTAATGCTTCATTCCACTACCATCACGCACTTCAACGAAGAGTTGAACCTAGGGTTAAGCTATATCAAGGAGAGGCAGTAG
- a CDS encoding RNA polymerase sigma factor, which translates to MNIYHKYSDTELTALITDGDSLAFAEIYHRYKGILFRHSFRMLGDEEEAKDVVQELFTQLWTRRENINISTALSSYLYTSTRNRILDIIAHKKIEEKYVQSLDCFLEKGEYITDHYFREKELREQIEKEVSLLPPRMREVFELSRQDNLTYKEIAEELNISDKTVKKQINNALSILRQKLDIAFICALFLRFL; encoded by the coding sequence ATGAATATTTATCATAAGTATAGTGATACGGAACTAACCGCCCTAATTACCGACGGTGACTCCTTGGCTTTTGCCGAAATCTACCATCGTTATAAGGGAATTTTGTTTAGGCACTCCTTCCGTATGCTAGGTGATGAAGAGGAAGCTAAAGATGTAGTACAGGAGCTTTTCACCCAACTCTGGACCCGAAGAGAGAATATCAATATTAGCACAGCGCTTTCATCCTACCTGTATACCTCCACAAGAAATCGCATTCTTGATATTATCGCCCATAAAAAAATTGAAGAAAAATATGTTCAGTCTTTAGACTGCTTTCTTGAAAAAGGAGAATATATAACCGATCACTATTTTAGAGAAAAGGAACTTAGGGAACAGATCGAAAAAGAAGTATCTCTGTTACCTCCACGGATGCGAGAAGTATTTGAGCTCAGCCGACAGGACAACCTTACCTATAAAGAAATTGCCGAGGAATTGAATATTTCGGACAAAACTGTAAAAAAACAGATTAATAATGCTCTCTCTATTCTCCGTCAAAAATTGGATATTGCCTTTATTTGTGCTCTCTTCCTCCGCTTTCTATAA
- a CDS encoding IS1-like element transposase, translating into MDGVKVRVKAYEYATFTRANTFKNEAPFSTMIHGYVRVSTAAGRANGQQNFHCKDCRKQFQFEYRYPGTDPRVKRKVCEMALNCSGIRDTARVLIMNAMTVIAVLRLWFKTHGEPDFEGTYQSVMIDAM; encoded by the coding sequence ATGGATGGTGTTAAGGTACGTGTAAAAGCGTATGAATATGCTACTTTTACCCGTGCAAATACCTTTAAGAACGAAGCCCCCTTTTCAACCATGATTCATGGCTATGTGCGCGTCTCGACGGCCGCCGGGAGGGCCAATGGTCAGCAGAATTTTCACTGTAAGGACTGCCGCAAGCAGTTTCAGTTTGAGTATAGGTATCCTGGCACCGACCCGCGCGTCAAGCGCAAAGTTTGTGAGATGGCTCTGAACTGCAGCGGCATTCGCGACACGGCCAGAGTGCTGATAATGAATGCGATGACCGTGATTGCGGTTTTGCGACTGTGGTTCAAAACCCACGGTGAGCCGGACTTCGAGGGCACTTATCAGAGCGTGATGATCGACGCGATGTAG
- a CDS encoding DUF4158 domain-containing protein: MPTLRPILEKGHQREFETPPSFTYAQRRFFFQITDEIKPVLASLDTQANQAGFLLQLGYFRASCRFFSPATFAQKDWEFTAQRVSRKGAAPPTPGYADSTARRHRSLVLTVLEVMPFADAVRERCQQEANELVAHGFGVLHRQVTQAAYPRDDHPFAGTGVRFLQFLIDRDPGAENGCRLQERKVIGKMHNVVRVGPYVLGVTALDGIIRVLLAMAQRLPAAVVILTVSAGRVQPGYAHAVP, from the coding sequence ATGCCCACCCTTCGGCCGATTTTAGAAAAGGGCCACCAGCGCGAGTTCGAAACCCCGCCCAGCTTCACCTACGCCCAGCGCCGGTTCTTCTTTCAGATCACCGACGAGATTAAGCCAGTACTGGCCAGTTTGGACACCCAGGCAAACCAGGCGGGATTTCTGCTCCAGTTAGGGTACTTCCGGGCGTCCTGCCGATTCTTCTCACCAGCGACTTTTGCTCAAAAAGACTGGGAGTTCACCGCTCAGCGCGTCTCGCGCAAGGGGGCCGCCCCGCCAACGCCCGGTTATGCCGACTCAACGGCCCGGCGTCACCGGAGCCTGGTCTTGACCGTGCTCGAAGTGATGCCCTTCGCCGACGCTGTTCGGGAACGGTGCCAGCAAGAGGCCAACGAACTTGTAGCCCATGGCTTTGGCGTACTGCACCGCCAGGTGACCCAGGCCGCCTATCCCCGAGATGATCACCCATTCGCCGGCACGGGTGTCCGTTTCCTTCAGTTCCTTATAGACCGTGACCCTGGCGCAGAGAATGGGTGCCGCCTCCAGGAACGAAAGGTTATCGGGAAGATGCACAACGTAGTCCGGGTTGGCCCGTACGTACTCGGCGTAACTGCCCTGGACGGAATAATCCGTGTTCTGCTGGCTATGGCACAGCGACTCCCAGCCGCTGTGGTAATACTCACAGTGTCCGCAGGCCGAGTACAGCCAGGGTATGCCCACGCGGTTCCCTGA
- a CDS encoding right-handed parallel beta-helix repeat-containing protein, protein MDKPLTLIGEPNSVIDGQSRGEILRIVSNQLLVQGLTFQNVGITSLEEWSGIKVKEVSHNIIRGNHFQNAFFALYLSNSNHVQVLDNTLGGVAHRGRLRQRHPRLAVRRPALHVLARRRLPGQHLPPQRGRGGGDVFQICQDAQQYF, encoded by the coding sequence TTGGACAAGCCCCTGACGCTCATTGGTGAGCCGAATAGCGTGATAGACGGGCAATCGAGGGGCGAGATTCTGCGAATTGTCTCGAATCAATTGCTGGTGCAGGGGCTGACGTTCCAAAACGTGGGCATTACGAGCCTGGAGGAATGGTCGGGGATTAAGGTCAAGGAGGTTTCGCACAATATTATACGCGGGAATCATTTTCAGAACGCCTTTTTTGCCCTCTACCTTTCCAATTCCAACCACGTGCAAGTGCTCGACAACACGCTGGGCGGCGTGGCGCACCGGGGCCGGCTCCGGCAACGGCATCCACGCCTGGCAGTGCGACGGCCTGCACTTCATGTTCTCGCACGCCGACGATTACCTGGACAACACCTTCCGCCGCAACGGGGCCGGGGTGGCGGTGATGTATTTCAAATATGTCAGGATGCACAACAATATTTTTGA
- the ric gene encoding iron-sulfur cluster repair di-iron protein: MTTLKERTIGSIVAKNWRTASVFHQHNIDFCCKGNIPLTEACAAARLDADQITDEINAILEADAAPELDYAAWPLDRLAEYIETRHHGYVTAQMPELSAYLDKLCVVHGGRHPELLEIRELFAQSVGELTTHMKKEELMLFPFVKKMAKAQRENQEVATPIYGTVQNPIAMMMHEHIDEGDRFAKIAELSDRYTVPADGCTTYRVAYNLLQEFEEDLHKHIHLENNILFPGAIALEKELTASQVV; the protein is encoded by the coding sequence ATGACAACTTTGAAAGAAAGAACCATAGGATCCATCGTAGCTAAAAACTGGCGCACTGCATCCGTTTTCCACCAACACAACATCGACTTCTGCTGCAAAGGCAACATTCCGCTGACCGAAGCCTGCGCGGCGGCCCGGTTGGACGCCGACCAAATTACGGACGAAATCAACGCAATTCTGGAAGCTGACGCCGCGCCCGAACTCGATTATGCCGCCTGGCCCCTCGACCGACTGGCCGAATACATCGAAACCCGGCACCACGGCTACGTGACAGCCCAAATGCCCGAACTGTCGGCCTACCTCGATAAACTCTGCGTCGTCCACGGCGGACGCCACCCCGAGTTACTGGAAATCCGGGAACTGTTCGCTCAGTCGGTGGGCGAACTGACCACCCACATGAAGAAAGAGGAGTTGATGCTGTTTCCTTTTGTAAAAAAAATGGCAAAAGCGCAACGCGAAAACCAGGAAGTGGCTACCCCCATCTACGGCACGGTACAGAATCCGATTGCGATGATGATGCACGAGCACATCGACGAAGGAGACCGTTTTGCTAAAATCGCCGAACTGAGCGACCGCTACACCGTTCCCGCAGACGGATGCACGACTTATCGCGTGGCGTACAACCTTTTGCAGGAGTTCGAGGAGGATTTGCACAAACATATCCACCTGGAAAACAATATCCTTTTTCCCGGAGCCATCGCGCTGGAAAAAGAATTGACTGCTTCGCAGGTAGTTTGA
- a CDS encoding IS1 family transposase, whose amino-acid sequence MLAFQIGKRDDAKCKKLMRKLARLDIRYYYTDDWKSYKKHIPPDKHTVAKKKTQKIERQNLNFRTYMKRPASKTICFSKKTICTTG is encoded by the coding sequence ATACTCGCCTTCCAGATTGGTAAGCGCGACGACGCTAAGTGCAAGAAGCTGATGCGTAAACTGGCGCGCTTGGACATAAGATATTATTATACAGATGATTGGAAGTCTTACAAGAAACACATACCGCCCGACAAGCACACGGTTGCAAAGAAGAAGACTCAGAAAATCGAGCGGCAGAACCTCAATTTCAGGACGTACATGAAGCGGCCGGCTAGCAAGACGATCTGTTTCTCTAAAAAAACGATATGCACTACGGGATGA
- a CDS encoding SusC/RagA family TonB-linked outer membrane protein codes for MKHQPLTYQIVDQTIVIKRKNENRQSLRSFQVPESIESKELNQKALSSIEKRMNNQLANRAPETNSKDIGVRGKVVDEKGDGLPGVSILVKGTQRGTTTDAQGGFSLDVPDQTAVLVFSFVGYTPQEIVVGNRNTIEITLAVDEKILDEVVVVGFGTQKKQSVVGAIVQTTNEDLRRTGNVTDLKQALTGQLPGLTTITSSGEPGGTLSSGNATEIYIRGRNTWNGGQPLILIDGVEREMSNVDVSEVESISVLKDASATAVFGVRGANGVILITTKRGSESKPQLSVNYSATALSVSRLPEKLDSYEAIMIRNEMIEREGLISPISWADYVPYDVALRYKQPQTPENAMLYPNVDWEKAMFRDVSWSQRANLNVTGGTSFVKYFGSLAYLNEGDMFREYDNHKGYDPGYGFNRFNFRSNLDFKLTKTTNVRVNLAGLFSQKNTNYSFNNGSSGTNPLAWAAAYRFPPDVILPQYEDGSWGQSYALPPEALQNPVALIYNTGIWQQRNVELRADFLLEQKLDFLTKGLSYTGTLFYDNGIQTIGGIADQNHVRPEGNLLGKIVFPNLYVGGDQDPSEYTQITPVVAASAFDWVVNPWNINAETTTASAITRRLTHQHQLNYSRDFNLHHVGGMGLFKREQYARGSMFPSYREEWVFRTTYDYDTRYLFEFNGAYNGSEKFGPGYRFDFFPSLAVGWYVSNEKFFKLDWINRLKFRYSTGMVGDDTGGERWAYQSQYQYGGSGISSARLNANPNERSPYNFYKEQIVGNPNIRWEKARKSNYGAEMGLFNDLISVNFDYFTDNRTDIIISGTSRAIPPYFGATPPAANLGRVNSKGYELELRLNKAFPSGLHLWGAFSVTHTENKIINRDDPLFQVDYLKQAGYQIGQVRTQVRTDFYNTWDDVFASTPQQTNDLSKLPGYYNILDFNGDGVITGNDDTVPYGFSEVPQNNFNATMGGSYKGFSLMVQLYGVNNVSRNVPLSNFYMYQNTLFAHVRDHWSKDNPDATSFIPRWKSQGQFIGDYFIYDGSYVRLKTAEIAYSFQDPVLRRLGLSNLRVYVNGNNLLFWSRLPDDREAASSGGDASAGAYPTPKRINFGFDLTF; via the coding sequence ATGAAGCATCAGCCCCTGACCTACCAGATCGTAGATCAAACGATTGTGATTAAAAGAAAGAATGAAAACCGCCAAAGTTTGCGATCGTTTCAAGTCCCGGAGTCCATTGAGTCAAAAGAACTCAACCAGAAAGCTTTGTCCAGTATAGAAAAACGAATGAACAACCAACTGGCAAACAGAGCTCCTGAAACCAATAGTAAAGATATTGGGGTTCGTGGAAAAGTGGTTGATGAAAAAGGAGATGGCCTTCCGGGGGTGAGTATTCTGGTAAAAGGTACCCAGCGTGGTACCACCACCGATGCACAAGGGGGGTTCTCGCTGGATGTACCTGATCAGACTGCTGTGCTGGTTTTCTCATTTGTAGGCTATACTCCTCAGGAGATTGTCGTCGGAAACCGCAATACGATTGAAATTACACTTGCAGTTGATGAAAAAATACTGGACGAAGTGGTGGTGGTTGGATTCGGTACCCAGAAAAAGCAGAGCGTAGTGGGAGCCATCGTACAGACCACCAACGAGGATTTGAGGAGGACAGGCAACGTTACCGACTTGAAGCAGGCGTTGACCGGACAACTCCCCGGCCTGACCACCATCACTTCCAGTGGTGAGCCGGGGGGGACATTGTCCTCTGGTAATGCTACCGAGATATACATCCGTGGCCGAAATACGTGGAACGGAGGTCAACCATTGATTCTAATTGATGGCGTCGAACGGGAAATGAGCAATGTGGATGTAAGCGAGGTAGAGAGTATCTCGGTCCTGAAGGATGCGTCAGCAACAGCGGTTTTCGGCGTACGAGGTGCCAACGGTGTAATTCTGATCACCACTAAACGGGGCTCCGAATCCAAACCACAGCTTTCTGTGAATTATAGTGCTACGGCTTTGTCGGTATCGCGATTACCTGAAAAGCTGGATTCGTACGAAGCCATCATGATTCGGAATGAGATGATTGAGCGCGAAGGGCTGATAAGTCCGATTTCCTGGGCCGATTATGTCCCCTATGACGTGGCATTACGCTACAAACAACCTCAGACGCCCGAAAATGCCATGCTTTATCCGAATGTAGATTGGGAAAAAGCGATGTTCCGGGACGTATCATGGTCCCAGCGGGCTAACCTTAATGTCACGGGAGGAACCAGTTTCGTAAAATATTTTGGGTCGCTGGCCTACCTCAATGAAGGGGACATGTTCCGGGAATATGACAACCATAAGGGCTATGATCCCGGCTACGGGTTCAACCGCTTCAACTTCCGGAGCAACCTGGATTTTAAATTGACAAAAACGACCAATGTGCGGGTAAATCTGGCTGGGCTTTTCAGCCAGAAAAACACCAACTACTCGTTTAATAACGGGAGTTCTGGTACAAATCCCCTGGCATGGGCGGCCGCCTACCGATTCCCACCCGATGTGATTCTTCCCCAATACGAAGACGGAAGTTGGGGACAAAGCTATGCGCTCCCTCCGGAAGCTTTACAAAACCCAGTGGCGTTGATTTACAATACGGGTATCTGGCAGCAGCGTAATGTAGAGTTGCGGGCCGATTTCCTGTTAGAACAAAAGCTTGATTTCCTGACCAAAGGATTAAGTTATACCGGAACCTTATTTTACGATAATGGTATCCAGACAATAGGAGGTATCGCGGATCAGAACCATGTTCGTCCCGAAGGAAACCTACTGGGCAAAATCGTATTTCCTAATCTTTACGTTGGGGGCGACCAAGACCCTAGCGAATATACCCAAATTACCCCTGTGGTAGCAGCAAGTGCATTTGACTGGGTAGTAAATCCCTGGAATATCAACGCTGAAACAACTACTGCCTCTGCGATAACCCGTAGGTTGACGCATCAGCATCAGCTAAACTATAGCCGTGACTTCAATTTGCATCATGTAGGGGGCATGGGACTCTTTAAAAGAGAGCAATATGCCCGGGGTAGTATGTTCCCGAGTTACCGGGAGGAGTGGGTCTTCCGTACAACCTATGACTATGATACGCGCTACCTGTTTGAGTTCAACGGAGCCTATAACGGTTCAGAAAAGTTTGGCCCCGGTTACCGGTTCGATTTTTTTCCATCGCTGGCGGTAGGCTGGTACGTTTCCAATGAGAAATTCTTTAAGTTGGATTGGATAAACCGTCTGAAATTCAGGTACAGTACTGGCATGGTCGGGGACGACACGGGAGGGGAACGATGGGCTTACCAATCACAATACCAATACGGGGGCAGCGGAATTTCCTCCGCCCGCTTAAACGCCAACCCGAACGAAAGAAGCCCTTATAATTTCTATAAGGAGCAGATTGTCGGAAATCCGAATATCCGCTGGGAAAAGGCTCGCAAATCCAACTATGGCGCTGAAATGGGTCTATTTAATGATCTCATTTCTGTAAACTTTGACTATTTTACCGACAACAGGACCGATATTATCATCAGTGGTACCTCCAGGGCCATCCCTCCCTACTTCGGCGCCACGCCCCCTGCTGCCAACCTCGGCCGGGTAAATTCTAAAGGATATGAACTGGAACTGCGGCTCAACAAAGCCTTTCCTTCCGGGCTTCACCTGTGGGGAGCTTTCTCAGTAACGCATACCGAAAACAAAATCATCAATCGTGACGATCCTTTATTCCAGGTGGATTACCTAAAGCAGGCTGGTTACCAAATTGGACAAGTTAGGACACAGGTACGTACCGATTTTTATAATACATGGGATGACGTATTTGCCAGTACACCACAGCAAACCAATGATCTCTCCAAGCTACCAGGGTACTATAACATACTTGATTTTAACGGAGATGGTGTAATTACGGGAAACGATGACACAGTACCGTACGGTTTTTCAGAAGTACCTCAAAACAATTTCAACGCTACCATGGGCGGAAGTTACAAGGGATTTAGCCTGATGGTCCAGTTGTATGGAGTAAATAATGTATCGAGGAATGTGCCTTTGAGTAACTTTTACATGTACCAGAATACGCTTTTCGCGCATGTCAGGGACCACTGGTCAAAAGACAATCCCGATGCGACTTCGTTCATTCCCCGCTGGAAATCACAGGGACAGTTTATCGGAGATTATTTTATTTATGATGGCTCCTATGTCAGGCTCAAAACGGCCGAAATCGCCTATAGCTTTCAAGATCCTGTTCTGAGGCGACTCGGCCTGTCTAATCTGCGTGTGTACGTCAATGGAAATAATCTTTTGTTTTGGTCACGGCTGCCCGACGACCGTGAAGCTGCCTCATCAGGGGGAGATGCAAGCGCAGGCGCTTATCCTACACCCAAACGGATCAACTTCGGTTTCGACTTAACCTTTTAA
- a CDS encoding DUF6567 family protein has product MKTIGIYTVLLFLAALLTSCGISAALVTNHNQNATEVHLSGNNFKVVDQVSGSSEVTYVLAIGGMNKRQLYENAYSTMMKKANLLNGSKAIVNVMTEEHVSGFAPFFVRRTITVSAHVVEFTR; this is encoded by the coding sequence ATGAAAACGATCGGCATTTATACCGTGTTGTTATTTCTCGCGGCACTTCTTACTTCATGTGGCATCAGTGCCGCTCTTGTTACCAACCACAATCAAAATGCCACTGAGGTACACTTAAGTGGGAACAATTTCAAAGTAGTCGATCAGGTAAGCGGAAGCTCCGAGGTGACTTACGTATTGGCAATTGGAGGTATGAACAAAAGGCAATTGTACGAAAATGCGTACTCAACGATGATGAAGAAAGCCAACTTGCTGAATGGTTCCAAAGCCATAGTCAACGTGATGACAGAAGAACACGTCAGCGGTTTTGCCCCTTTCTTTGTCAGAAGAACCATAACTGTGAGTGCACATGTAGTTGAATTTACAAGGTAA
- a CDS encoding NosD domain-containing protein: MFSHADDYLDNTFRRNGAGVAVMYFKYVRMHNNIFEENWGSAASGLLLKDISGGSIINNILEKTPWVYSWRARGTFLGLSVMTLWAALPLLAAVRHFWRKDL; the protein is encoded by the coding sequence ATGTTCTCGCACGCCGACGATTACCTGGACAACACCTTCCGCCGCAACGGGGCCGGGGTGGCGGTGATGTATTTCAAATATGTCAGGATGCACAACAATATTTTTGAAGAAAACTGGGGCAGTGCTGCTTCCGGTCTGCTGCTGAAAGACATCAGCGGAGGCTCGATCATAAACAATATTTTAGAAAAAACACCGTGGGTGTACTCATGGAGGGCGCGGGGGACGTTCCTGGGTTTGTCGGTAATGACGCTATGGGCAGCCCTGCCGCTGTTGGCAGCCGTTCGGCATTTCTGGCGCAAGGATTTGTAA
- a CDS encoding FecR family protein, giving the protein MKVSQAQKLLEKYREGNLTDAEKAILESWYLSLANTQRTDLQDATLEKHLASIFKSLPGSEQSPQARIIKFWPKWIAAASVLFTLFGGTYWYFQQTQTNHRAVSQSAVHRADVPPGDNRAVLTLANGERIVLEALKNGEFAREKNATIIKTKEGEIIYEQSGRSSLNPQATDGAVSYNTITTPKAGQYQVKLPDGTRVWLNAASSIRFPTVFSNQERLVEITGEIYFEVAKATHKTRRIPFIVLAGNQTVEVLGTRFNVSSYADEGSITTTLVEGSIKVHLSGVRDKGLLLKPGQQALLLNKSQKASPRQQPFNVREVDTRSVIAWKEGRFRFDNISLPELMRQLSRWYDVEVVYEGRVKEYEFVGQIERNTNLSKVLKILEVGGVKFRQEGKKIIISE; this is encoded by the coding sequence ATGAAGGTGTCTCAGGCTCAAAAATTACTAGAAAAGTATCGGGAAGGAAACCTCACCGACGCCGAGAAGGCCATTCTCGAAAGCTGGTACCTATCGCTGGCTAATACTCAGCGAACTGATCTTCAAGATGCTACACTGGAAAAGCATCTTGCTTCGATCTTTAAATCTTTGCCAGGATCTGAGCAATCACCTCAGGCTAGAATAATAAAATTCTGGCCTAAATGGATAGCTGCTGCATCAGTTTTATTTACCCTCTTTGGCGGTACATACTGGTACTTCCAGCAGACGCAGACAAATCATCGTGCAGTATCACAATCGGCAGTGCACCGAGCAGACGTCCCTCCAGGCGATAACCGCGCGGTGCTTACGCTGGCCAACGGGGAGCGGATAGTACTTGAAGCCTTAAAAAATGGAGAATTCGCTCGTGAAAAAAATGCAACGATCATCAAGACCAAAGAGGGGGAAATTATTTATGAACAATCCGGGCGGTCCTCTCTTAACCCACAAGCTACTGACGGAGCGGTATCTTACAATACCATTACAACTCCCAAAGCGGGTCAGTATCAGGTTAAGTTACCCGATGGGACCCGCGTATGGCTTAATGCCGCCTCTTCCATCCGTTTCCCTACCGTATTCTCAAACCAGGAGCGACTAGTTGAAATAACCGGTGAAATCTATTTTGAAGTAGCCAAAGCAACTCATAAAACAAGGCGTATTCCATTTATAGTATTAGCCGGAAATCAAACTGTGGAAGTGCTGGGAACACGCTTCAATGTGAGCAGCTATGCCGATGAAGGAAGTATCACAACTACCTTAGTAGAGGGGAGTATCAAGGTACACCTTTCCGGAGTTCGGGATAAAGGCCTCCTACTCAAGCCAGGGCAGCAGGCGCTGTTGCTTAACAAGTCTCAAAAAGCTTCTCCCCGGCAGCAGCCCTTTAATGTGCGGGAAGTGGATACCCGTTCGGTAATAGCCTGGAAGGAAGGGCGATTCAGATTTGACAATATCAGCCTGCCTGAGCTTATGCGTCAGCTATCACGTTGGTACGATGTTGAAGTGGTTTATGAGGGTCGGGTTAAAGAATACGAATTTGTGGGGCAGATCGAACGAAATACCAATCTATCCAAAGTTCTTAAGATCCTGGAAGTAGGTGGGGTAAAGTTTCGTCAAGAAGGAAAAAAAATAATTATATCCGAGTAG